One segment of Streptomyces sp. NBC_00576 DNA contains the following:
- a CDS encoding aldehyde dehydrogenase family protein has translation MSTEDPTTGVRRAQAATKFDPADLPPAGHVIDGAFREAPTAELLDIVDPASEEVIARVALGTGSDVDLAVAAAVKAKASWARLVPKARSEILHSIADRLADNHDVLVRLESANTGKPISVARDDVAGTIDTFRFMAGALRATTSMAAGDYAESHLSVILREPLGVVGVVTPWNYPLLMAAWKIAPILAAGNTLVIKPSEQTPLTTLKFAELVADLLPAGVLNVVTGLGPVVGSALASHADIDMIALTGSVGSGRAVARAAAETLKRVHLELGGKAPVVVFEDADLDLVATSLRVASFYNGGQECGAACRVLVHESVASDLVDRLVAQVRELNVGEPGAGDDIEVGPLVSKAHYGRVLAHLDRALAEGARAAVGGGAFDGTGYFVQPTVLVDVPVDAACTREEIFGPVVTVETFSTEDEAVLRANNVPLGLSASVWTSDARRSHDVAARLDSGTVWVNSHLVLANEVPWGGFKGSGYGRDLSIYALDDYSRTKHVMHYHGR, from the coding sequence ATGTCCACCGAGGACCCGACCACCGGCGTACGGCGTGCGCAGGCGGCCACCAAGTTCGATCCGGCGGACCTGCCGCCGGCCGGGCATGTCATAGACGGCGCCTTTCGCGAGGCCCCGACCGCCGAGCTGCTCGACATCGTCGATCCAGCCTCCGAGGAGGTGATCGCCCGGGTCGCGCTGGGCACCGGGTCGGACGTCGACCTCGCGGTCGCCGCAGCGGTCAAGGCCAAGGCATCCTGGGCGCGTCTCGTGCCCAAGGCACGCTCGGAGATCCTGCACTCCATCGCCGACCGCCTCGCGGACAACCACGACGTGCTGGTCCGGCTGGAGTCCGCCAACACCGGCAAGCCGATCTCGGTGGCCCGCGACGACGTCGCCGGAACCATCGACACCTTCCGGTTCATGGCCGGCGCGCTGCGCGCGACCACGTCGATGGCGGCCGGCGACTACGCCGAATCCCACCTCTCGGTGATCCTGCGCGAACCACTCGGCGTCGTCGGCGTCGTCACCCCGTGGAACTACCCCCTCCTGATGGCGGCGTGGAAGATCGCCCCGATCCTGGCCGCGGGCAACACCCTCGTGATCAAGCCCTCGGAGCAGACACCCCTGACCACGCTCAAGTTCGCCGAACTGGTCGCCGACCTGCTCCCCGCGGGTGTGCTCAACGTCGTGACGGGACTCGGTCCCGTCGTCGGTTCCGCCCTTGCCTCGCACGCCGACATCGACATGATCGCGCTGACCGGATCGGTCGGCAGCGGGCGTGCCGTCGCACGTGCCGCCGCGGAGACTCTCAAGCGAGTTCACCTCGAACTCGGCGGCAAGGCCCCGGTCGTGGTCTTCGAGGACGCGGACCTGGACCTGGTGGCGACCTCGCTGCGCGTCGCCAGTTTCTACAACGGGGGCCAGGAATGCGGTGCCGCCTGCCGTGTACTGGTTCACGAGTCGGTCGCCTCCGACCTCGTCGACCGCCTGGTGGCACAGGTACGCGAACTGAATGTCGGTGAGCCGGGCGCGGGCGACGACATCGAGGTCGGTCCGCTCGTGTCCAAGGCGCACTACGGCCGGGTGCTCGCCCACCTCGACCGGGCGTTGGCCGAGGGAGCGCGCGCCGCCGTGGGTGGAGGCGCCTTCGACGGCACGGGCTACTTCGTCCAGCCGACCGTGCTCGTCGACGTTCCCGTCGACGCCGCGTGCACCCGGGAGGAGATTTTCGGGCCGGTGGTGACGGTCGAGACGTTCTCCACGGAGGACGAGGCCGTCCTGCGCGCCAACAACGTGCCGCTCGGCCTGTCCGCGTCGGTCTGGACGAGCGACGCCCGCCGCAGCCACGACGTGGCCGCCCGGCTCGACTCCGGCACGGTCTGGGTCAACTCCCACCTCGTGCTCGCCAACGAGGTGCCCTGGGGAGGCTTCAAGGGCTCTGGGTACGGGCGCGACCTGTCGATCTACGCGCTCGACGACTACTCGCGTACCAAGCACGTCATGCACTATCACGGCCGCTGA
- the dapA gene encoding 4-hydroxy-tetrahydrodipicolinate synthase, translated as MSSPLRGVLSALLTPFDDNDSVDEATLRRVVDRNIDGGVHGVVACGSTGEFTTLSNAERRLVVETVIDQTAGRVPVVAQTGAQSTREAIELSRHAEQAGASVLMVVAPYYEPLTIEETKRYLTTVAESVSIPIMLYNLPVATGVNMTPDLVADLAREVENIQYIKDTSADVAQAGQLIHHHRDVVSTFVGWDSLLLAALSEGAAGVMAGTANVIAAQLVSIHAAMSEGDLHWARAEWGQVYPLIDAIMAAPFAPAVKTALAATGFAIGGSRPPVAPLDPEVAAAISKLAAPFSVSTLSQDAAAV; from the coding sequence ATGTCCTCACCCCTGCGCGGCGTCCTGTCCGCCCTCCTCACCCCCTTCGACGACAACGACTCGGTCGACGAGGCGACCCTGCGACGAGTCGTCGACCGCAACATCGACGGCGGCGTCCACGGCGTCGTGGCCTGCGGCTCGACCGGGGAGTTCACGACTCTCAGCAACGCCGAGCGCCGCCTCGTCGTGGAGACCGTGATCGACCAGACAGCGGGCCGGGTGCCCGTGGTGGCGCAGACAGGCGCCCAGTCCACCAGGGAGGCCATCGAGCTCTCCCGCCACGCGGAGCAGGCGGGGGCGTCTGTGCTGATGGTGGTGGCGCCGTACTACGAGCCGCTCACGATCGAGGAGACCAAGCGCTACCTCACGACCGTCGCCGAGTCGGTGAGCATCCCGATCATGCTCTACAACCTCCCGGTCGCCACCGGCGTCAACATGACGCCCGACCTGGTCGCCGACCTCGCCCGCGAGGTCGAGAACATCCAGTACATCAAGGACACCTCCGCCGACGTCGCCCAGGCCGGGCAGCTGATCCACCACCACCGGGACGTCGTCTCGACCTTTGTCGGCTGGGACTCCCTGCTGCTCGCCGCGCTCTCCGAGGGCGCCGCCGGAGTGATGGCCGGAACCGCCAATGTCATAGCGGCCCAACTGGTCTCGATCCACGCCGCCATGAGCGAGGGCGACCTGCACTGGGCACGGGCCGAGTGGGGGCAGGTCTACCCGCTGATCGACGCGATCATGGCGGCGCCCTTCGCCCCCGCGGTCAAGACGGCACTCGCCGCGACGGGCTTCGCGATCGGCGGCTCACGGCCGCCTGTCGCTCCCCTCGACCCCGAGGTGGCCGCGGCCATCTCGAAGCTGGCGGCGCCTTTCTCGGTATCGACGCTGAGCCAGGACGCCGCAGCCGTCTGA
- a CDS encoding FAD-dependent oxidoreductase, translated as MEDTVKDVVIVGGGLAGLAAAWRLRHRDILLIEAGDRVGGRIRSEARGPYWLNWGGHVYDGGPASATQRLLKDTGFTSRPVPGNLTGLSMNGRLLLSGRVETFPFRVPMSWGDRASLIRVGAKVRLAVARYARLVKRRPGEDEATRQQRVYDFMNDRSFADFIGTLPEDAEALFKPTVTRSSAEMHQISAGAGIGYFNLVWNIGAGLSHSIDGGPSTLLEGIADTLGDRVQLGAAAEEVVSKGQSVVVRYRQNGVEHEVEAQSVILATTASVSHRIGVDLDEDLRQALSQVKYGPFVSAAFLTDETERQKWDGTYAIATPKRSFNVVLNMSNNVHGHTQERQPGSSFMTFSPAGLARQLLEQDDETILRTYIDDLDQVLPGFASHVAEAEVARWPEASPYCFPGRGRLQSTLTRPNGRVMLAGDYLGTQYTETSVHTAFAAAQAAENLLDAADRPQRRVA; from the coding sequence ATGGAGGACACAGTGAAGGACGTGGTGATCGTCGGGGGCGGCCTCGCCGGACTGGCGGCGGCGTGGAGACTGCGCCACCGCGACATCCTGTTGATCGAGGCCGGCGACCGGGTCGGCGGCAGGATCCGCTCCGAGGCCCGTGGCCCCTACTGGCTGAACTGGGGTGGCCACGTCTACGACGGCGGTCCCGCGTCGGCCACCCAGCGCCTGCTGAAGGACACAGGGTTCACGTCAAGGCCGGTGCCGGGGAACCTGACGGGCCTCAGCATGAACGGCCGACTGCTGCTCAGCGGTCGCGTGGAGACCTTCCCCTTCCGGGTCCCCATGTCGTGGGGTGACCGGGCGAGTCTGATCCGGGTGGGAGCGAAGGTCCGGCTGGCCGTGGCGCGCTACGCCCGGCTCGTCAAACGCCGGCCGGGCGAGGACGAGGCCACCCGCCAACAGCGGGTCTACGACTTCATGAACGACCGTTCCTTCGCCGACTTCATCGGCACGCTCCCCGAGGACGCCGAGGCGCTCTTCAAGCCCACGGTGACCAGATCCTCCGCGGAGATGCACCAGATCTCCGCCGGGGCCGGCATCGGGTACTTCAACCTGGTCTGGAACATCGGCGCGGGACTGTCGCACAGCATCGACGGGGGACCCTCTACCCTGCTGGAGGGCATCGCCGACACATTGGGCGACCGGGTGCAACTCGGCGCCGCCGCCGAGGAAGTCGTGAGCAAGGGCCAGTCCGTCGTGGTGCGATACCGCCAGAACGGCGTCGAACACGAGGTCGAGGCTCAGAGCGTCATCCTCGCCACGACCGCGAGCGTGAGCCACCGCATCGGTGTCGACCTCGACGAAGACCTCCGCCAGGCACTCTCCCAGGTCAAGTACGGCCCATTCGTGAGCGCGGCCTTCCTCACCGACGAGACCGAACGCCAGAAGTGGGACGGCACCTATGCGATAGCCACCCCCAAGCGGTCGTTCAACGTGGTGCTCAACATGTCCAACAACGTGCACGGCCACACGCAGGAACGGCAGCCGGGCAGCAGCTTCATGACCTTCTCTCCGGCCGGTCTCGCCCGCCAACTGCTGGAGCAGGACGACGAGACCATCCTCCGGACCTACATCGACGATCTCGACCAGGTGCTGCCCGGCTTCGCCTCGCACGTCGCCGAGGCGGAGGTGGCACGGTGGCCCGAGGCCTCGCCCTACTGCTTCCCCGGTCGCGGCCGGCTCCAGTCGACCCTCACCAGGCCCAACGGTCGAGTGATGCTGGCGGGGGACTACCTCGGCACCCAGTACACGGAGACCTCGGTGCATACCGCCTTCGCGGCCGCCCAGGCCGCGGAGAACCTCCTGGACGCCGCCGACCGGCCCCAGCGCCGAGTCGCGTAG
- the fdhA gene encoding formaldehyde dehydrogenase, glutathione-independent, producing the protein MAGNKVVVYQGPGKVGVEEIDYPKLELPDDVVNGLGIKKAAPHAVVLKLVTTNICGSDQHMVRGRTTAPIGQTLGHEITGEVVEVGDDVLFVKEGDICSVPFNIACGRCRMCDEGKTGICLNVNPARAGAAYGYVDMGGWLGGQAEYVMVPFADFNLLKFPDRDAALAKILDLTMLSDIFPTGYHGAHTAGVTTGSTVYVAGAGPVGLAAAYSAQLLGASVVIVGDMNAERLAQARSFGCETVDLGTGNDLADMIAEILGEPEVDAAVDAVGFEARGHGAGAGEAPATVLNDMMTVARAGASLGIPGLYVTGDPGAVDDAAKVGQIGVRLGLGWAKSHVLTTGQCPVKRYNRQLMNLILADKAHIAKAVNAVTIGLGEAPQGYQEFDQGAAKKYVIDPHGMVAA; encoded by the coding sequence ATGGCAGGCAACAAGGTCGTCGTCTACCAGGGGCCCGGCAAGGTCGGGGTCGAGGAGATCGACTATCCCAAGCTCGAACTCCCCGACGACGTGGTGAACGGTCTGGGCATCAAGAAGGCGGCGCCGCATGCCGTCGTACTGAAACTCGTCACCACCAACATCTGCGGCAGTGACCAGCACATGGTCCGTGGCCGTACGACGGCTCCCATAGGCCAGACGCTGGGCCACGAGATCACCGGCGAAGTGGTCGAGGTGGGTGACGACGTCCTCTTCGTCAAGGAGGGCGACATCTGCTCGGTGCCGTTCAACATCGCCTGCGGACGCTGTCGGATGTGCGACGAGGGCAAGACCGGTATCTGTCTGAACGTCAACCCGGCCCGCGCCGGCGCGGCGTACGGCTACGTCGACATGGGCGGCTGGCTGGGCGGCCAGGCGGAGTACGTCATGGTGCCGTTCGCCGACTTCAACCTGCTGAAGTTTCCCGACCGCGACGCCGCGTTGGCCAAGATCCTCGACCTGACGATGCTGTCCGACATCTTCCCGACCGGCTACCACGGCGCCCACACCGCCGGTGTCACCACCGGCTCCACCGTGTACGTCGCGGGCGCCGGACCCGTCGGTCTCGCCGCGGCGTACTCCGCGCAGCTGCTGGGCGCCTCGGTCGTCATCGTCGGTGACATGAACGCCGAACGCCTCGCCCAGGCCCGGAGCTTCGGCTGCGAGACCGTCGACCTCGGCACCGGCAACGACCTGGCCGACATGATCGCGGAGATCCTGGGCGAGCCGGAGGTCGACGCCGCCGTCGACGCGGTCGGCTTCGAGGCCCGCGGACACGGGGCGGGGGCAGGCGAGGCTCCGGCGACGGTACTCAACGACATGATGACCGTCGCTCGCGCCGGCGCGTCCCTCGGCATCCCCGGGCTCTACGTCACGGGCGACCCCGGTGCGGTCGACGACGCGGCCAAGGTAGGGCAGATCGGCGTACGCCTGGGCCTCGGCTGGGCCAAGTCGCACGTGCTTACCACCGGCCAGTGCCCAGTCAAGCGCTACAACCGGCAACTGATGAACCTGATCCTCGCCGACAAGGCGCACATCGCCAAGGCGGTCAACGCCGTCACGATCGGACTCGGCGAGGCGCCGCAGGGCTACCAGGAGTTCGACCAGGGCGCGGCGAAGAAGTACGTCATCGATCCGCACGGGATGGTGGCCGCCTGA
- a CDS encoding glycine betaine ABC transporter substrate-binding protein: MRLGIAVSVLALAAAGCAGSSGSGGDGKTITMGVIPGWTDETSTAYLLKNVLEKHGYTVKITKLSDNAPMYTALAKGDIDLLSSAWPERTHKSYMDKYGDKIEDVGTYYDNAGLFLAVPTYSDIKSIADLPGHAKEFDGKVTGIEPGAGLTKATKDDVFPAYGLDSKFKLVTSSTTAMLTELKKATGEKDPIVVTLWKPFWANQAFPVRPLEDPKGAFGKPEGLHSLARDGFSKDFPDVADMIKNFKLSDAQYGSLEDAVVNKFGQGKEAQAVQAWLKENPDYAPSLEKYLKK; the protein is encoded by the coding sequence ATGCGGCTGGGTATCGCCGTGTCAGTGCTCGCCCTGGCGGCGGCCGGCTGTGCGGGCAGCAGCGGCTCCGGTGGCGACGGCAAGACCATCACGATGGGCGTGATCCCGGGATGGACCGACGAAACGAGCACGGCGTATCTGCTCAAGAACGTCCTGGAAAAGCATGGCTACACGGTAAAGATCACCAAGCTCAGTGACAACGCCCCGATGTACACCGCGCTTGCGAAGGGGGACATCGACCTCCTTTCCTCCGCCTGGCCGGAGCGTACGCACAAGTCCTACATGGACAAGTACGGCGACAAGATCGAGGACGTCGGCACCTATTACGACAACGCGGGGCTCTTTCTCGCGGTGCCCACGTACTCGGACATCAAGTCCATCGCCGATCTGCCCGGCCATGCGAAGGAATTCGACGGCAAGGTCACCGGAATCGAGCCGGGCGCCGGTCTGACGAAGGCGACGAAGGACGACGTCTTCCCCGCCTACGGGCTCGACAGCAAATTCAAGCTGGTGACTTCCTCGACGACCGCGATGCTCACGGAGCTGAAGAAGGCCACGGGGGAGAAGGACCCCATCGTGGTGACGTTGTGGAAGCCGTTCTGGGCCAATCAGGCCTTCCCGGTGCGGCCCCTCGAGGACCCGAAGGGAGCGTTCGGCAAGCCGGAAGGCCTGCACAGCCTCGCGCGCGACGGATTCTCCAAGGACTTCCCGGACGTCGCCGACATGATCAAGAACTTCAAGCTGTCCGACGCGCAGTACGGCAGCTTGGAGGACGCCGTGGTCAACAAGTTCGGCCAGGGCAAGGAAGCGCAGGCCGTTCAGGCGTGGCTCAAGGAGAACCCGGACTACGCGCCCTCCCTGGAGAAGTACCTGAAGAAGTGA
- a CDS encoding ABC transporter permease, translating into MTVLSLIDVPKIPVGDALQDFFDWLTKNLGGFFDAVSNVIGSAVDGLISALEAPDPVILALVFALVGLLTKGWKFAVVSLLGLMLIISMEQWEAAMQTLALVLVATLVAVLIAIPTGVLVARKRWASAAFRPVMDLMQTMPAFVWLVPVVTLFGIGVVPGVVATIIFALPPGVRLTELGIRNVDPEVVEAANAFGSTPRQTLFGVQLPLALPTIMAGVNQVIMLSLSMAVISGLVGAEGLGGQVTTAISTLDLGLGFEAGLSVVILAIYLDRVTASVGQGMGGGRRGFWLRKPRPSAPEEEASTLDGGEKESPAAAEIGAAKIGG; encoded by the coding sequence ATGACCGTGCTGTCACTGATCGATGTCCCCAAGATCCCCGTCGGGGACGCGCTCCAGGACTTCTTCGACTGGCTCACCAAGAATCTGGGTGGCTTCTTCGACGCGGTGAGCAATGTCATCGGCTCCGCTGTCGACGGACTCATCAGTGCGCTCGAAGCTCCGGACCCCGTGATCCTGGCGCTGGTCTTCGCCCTCGTCGGGTTGCTGACGAAGGGGTGGAAGTTCGCTGTCGTCTCCCTGCTCGGGTTGATGCTCATCATCAGCATGGAGCAGTGGGAGGCCGCGATGCAGACGCTGGCGCTCGTGCTGGTCGCCACCCTGGTCGCGGTTCTGATCGCCATCCCCACCGGGGTGCTCGTGGCGCGCAAGCGGTGGGCGAGTGCGGCGTTCAGGCCGGTCATGGACCTGATGCAGACGATGCCCGCATTCGTGTGGCTCGTGCCGGTCGTCACCCTGTTCGGCATCGGTGTCGTCCCGGGTGTCGTCGCGACGATCATCTTCGCCCTGCCGCCGGGCGTCCGACTCACGGAGCTGGGCATCCGGAACGTGGACCCGGAGGTCGTCGAGGCGGCCAACGCGTTCGGTTCCACGCCTCGGCAGACCCTGTTCGGCGTACAACTGCCGCTGGCACTCCCGACGATCATGGCGGGCGTCAACCAGGTCATCATGCTCTCCCTCTCGATGGCGGTCATCTCCGGTCTGGTCGGAGCCGAAGGACTTGGCGGGCAGGTGACAACCGCCATCTCGACGCTGGACCTCGGTCTCGGCTTCGAGGCAGGGCTCTCGGTGGTGATCCTGGCCATCTATCTGGACCGGGTCACAGCCTCCGTCGGACAGGGCATGGGCGGCGGGAGGCGCGGCTTCTGGCTTCGCAAGCCACGACCGTCCGCTCCCGAAGAAGAGGCTTCCACTCTCGACGGAGGTGAGAAGGAATCACCCGCAGCGGCGGAAATCGGGGCAGCCAAGATCGGCGGATAG
- a CDS encoding quaternary amine ABC transporter ATP-binding protein — translation MNAIVARETYKVFGKRPDRGVARLREGATREELRKDGITAAVIDASFEVREGEIFVVMGLSGSGKSTLIRMVNGLLEPTAGELLVYGEDVVTMNDQQLRRMRREKVSMVFQHFALFPHRTVGENAAYGLEIQGIGRDERERSAKEALRLVGLKGWEESLPGQLSGGMRQRVGLARALATGTNILLMDEAFSALDPLIKREMQDQLIELQHKLGKTILFITHDLNEAMRLGDRIAMMRDGKIVQIGTAEQILNDPADDFVAQFVLDVDRTRVLTAGAVMTPPVALVGSELGPRAVQKLMRDHQAARLFVVDRNKKLCGAVDEEAVVKAVQGGAKTLDGVLDDQVVSVSVHAHLSELLAVSADTPKALAVVDDDGRVEGVLARVTLLHALGQRGAAPQASNGQASAQQELPSEHVRTEVSAR, via the coding sequence ATGAACGCGATTGTGGCCCGTGAGACATACAAGGTCTTCGGTAAACGCCCAGACCGTGGCGTCGCACGTCTACGCGAAGGGGCGACGCGCGAGGAGCTTCGTAAGGACGGCATCACCGCAGCGGTGATCGACGCGTCCTTCGAGGTGCGCGAAGGCGAGATCTTCGTCGTCATGGGACTGTCCGGCTCGGGCAAGTCGACGCTGATCCGCATGGTGAACGGGCTGTTGGAGCCGACGGCGGGCGAGCTGCTCGTCTACGGCGAAGACGTCGTCACGATGAACGACCAGCAGCTGCGACGCATGCGCCGCGAGAAGGTCAGCATGGTCTTCCAGCACTTCGCGCTGTTTCCGCACCGCACCGTGGGTGAGAACGCCGCGTACGGCTTGGAGATCCAGGGAATCGGCAGGGACGAGCGCGAGCGCAGCGCCAAGGAAGCACTGCGCCTGGTGGGACTGAAGGGCTGGGAAGAATCACTTCCGGGACAACTGTCCGGAGGTATGCGGCAACGCGTCGGCCTTGCGCGCGCACTGGCGACAGGCACCAACATCCTGCTGATGGACGAGGCGTTCAGCGCCTTGGACCCCCTGATCAAGCGCGAGATGCAGGACCAACTGATCGAGCTCCAGCACAAGCTGGGCAAGACCATCCTCTTCATCACGCACGATCTGAACGAGGCCATGCGCCTCGGGGACAGAATCGCGATGATGCGCGACGGGAAGATCGTTCAGATCGGCACCGCGGAGCAGATTCTCAACGACCCGGCCGACGACTTCGTCGCCCAGTTCGTGCTGGATGTCGACCGAACGCGAGTGCTGACCGCCGGCGCCGTCATGACGCCACCGGTGGCCCTCGTCGGGTCCGAGCTCGGACCCCGGGCCGTCCAGAAGCTGATGCGTGACCATCAGGCCGCGCGTCTCTTCGTGGTCGACCGGAACAAGAAGCTGTGCGGTGCCGTCGACGAAGAGGCGGTCGTCAAAGCCGTACAGGGCGGGGCGAAGACCCTCGACGGCGTCCTCGACGACCAGGTGGTCAGTGTGTCCGTGCATGCCCACCTCTCCGAACTGCTGGCGGTGAGCGCCGACACACCCAAGGCACTGGCCGTCGTCGACGACGACGGTCGAGTGGAGGGAGTGCTCGCCAGAGTCACGCTGCTCCACGCTCTGGGGCAACGCGGCGCCGCACCTCAGGCCAGTAACGGCCAGGCCTCCGCACAGCAGGAACTCCCATCCGAGCACGTCCGTACGGAGGTGAGTGCGCGATGA
- a CDS encoding aromatic ring-hydroxylating oxygenase subunit alpha, translating into MNFSSGNPASAPDIAEMVARRAVGYSLEAPFYTSQEVYDLDLDAIFGKHWLFACTEAELAEPGDYVTLDIGRQSIIIVRDDDETVRALRNVCRHRGSRILQDACGSVGNLVCPYHQWTYRTDGSLIHAEGQDPALDRKQFGLKPVSVRTVAGLVMVCLSDEPPADIDEVAAVIEPYLAPYRLQDAKVAHQIDLIEEGNWKLVVENNRECQHCDAGHPELLTAYFPVGLYAGGDYPPRMRAVLERYQAAEARLHSACAATGMPIGTHRELDGRPTGYQITHLPLDGAGVSFGEAGAQVSRKLMGEISAPEFGDMSLHMQPNSWFHMLSDHAVVFRAVPVAPDKTLVRTTWLVHADAVEGVDYDVESLIAVWRATNDQDRAFVDLVQRGASDPGYEPGPYAGVEGDVEAFDNWYIERLREHLGIKDAYQDQLTQVSEQ; encoded by the coding sequence GTGAACTTCTCGTCCGGCAATCCGGCATCGGCCCCTGACATCGCTGAGATGGTCGCGCGCCGAGCGGTCGGCTACAGCCTCGAGGCGCCCTTCTACACCAGCCAAGAGGTGTACGACCTCGACCTGGACGCCATATTCGGCAAGCACTGGCTGTTTGCCTGCACGGAGGCGGAGCTGGCCGAGCCGGGCGATTACGTCACCCTGGACATCGGGCGGCAGTCGATCATCATCGTGCGGGACGACGACGAGACCGTTCGAGCCCTGCGCAACGTCTGCAGACATCGCGGATCCCGGATCCTGCAGGACGCGTGTGGTTCTGTGGGCAACCTGGTCTGCCCGTACCACCAGTGGACCTACCGCACAGACGGCAGCCTGATCCATGCCGAGGGCCAGGACCCCGCGCTCGACCGTAAGCAGTTCGGCCTCAAGCCCGTCAGTGTGCGCACCGTGGCCGGCCTGGTCATGGTGTGCCTCTCCGATGAGCCTCCCGCAGACATCGACGAGGTGGCCGCGGTCATCGAGCCCTACCTGGCGCCCTACCGGCTCCAGGACGCGAAGGTCGCGCACCAGATCGACCTGATCGAGGAGGGCAACTGGAAGCTGGTGGTGGAGAACAACCGCGAGTGCCAGCACTGCGATGCCGGTCACCCCGAGTTGCTCACCGCCTACTTCCCCGTCGGCCTCTACGCAGGGGGCGACTACCCCCCGCGGATGCGTGCCGTTCTCGAGCGTTACCAGGCCGCCGAGGCTCGTCTGCACTCCGCCTGCGCGGCGACCGGCATGCCGATCGGCACGCATCGCGAGCTCGACGGCCGGCCCACCGGATACCAGATCACCCACCTGCCGCTCGACGGCGCCGGCGTCTCCTTCGGAGAGGCGGGGGCGCAGGTCAGCCGCAAGCTGATGGGTGAGATCTCGGCCCCCGAGTTCGGTGACATGTCACTGCACATGCAGCCCAACTCCTGGTTCCACATGCTCAGCGACCACGCCGTCGTCTTCCGGGCCGTGCCTGTCGCTCCGGACAAGACCCTGGTGCGCACCACCTGGCTCGTGCACGCCGACGCCGTCGAAGGTGTCGACTACGACGTCGAGTCGTTGATCGCCGTGTGGCGTGCCACGAACGATCAGGACCGGGCGTTCGTCGATCTGGTCCAGCGCGGTGCGAGTGACCCGGGATACGAGCCCGGCCCCTATGCGGGAGTCGAGGGTGACGTCGAAGCGTTCGACAATTGGTACATAGAGCGCCTACGTGAGCATCTCGGCATCAAAGATGCTTACCAGGACCAGCTCACTCAGGTCTCAGAGCAGTGA
- a CDS encoding hybrid-cluster NAD(P)-dependent oxidoreductase — translation MVVAATGPDTVVTAGDLFGAQADFGLMPPPWAPDCWGEEEQAVLVCRKVLEITHDVKSFHFEADSHRTFSFDPGQFITLQLEIDGAAFTRCYTISSPPTRPHLISITVKRVPGGPVSNWLHDHMVPGARITAQAPLGGFTLANPSAPKYLFLSAGSGITPLMSMTRTMYDLGSDADVLFVHSARTPADIIFRRELEAMAAVMPNIRVVNVCEDDYPSERWMGLRGRLSAPILQALAPDLDERETYTCGPAGYMASIRGILGEVGYDMRGYHEESFSFENLPASDVPPPVDGAAEGDGAATPPGAPITYSVEFVRSGRTVTCAADGTLLDAAYAAGLRPPASCTQGMCGTCKTTMLSGEVDMQHNGGIRPREVAQNKILICCSKPLSNVCIDA, via the coding sequence GTGGTGGTCGCAGCAACTGGCCCGGACACCGTCGTCACCGCAGGTGACCTGTTCGGGGCCCAGGCGGATTTCGGTCTGATGCCCCCGCCCTGGGCTCCGGACTGCTGGGGCGAGGAGGAGCAGGCGGTCCTGGTGTGCCGCAAGGTCCTCGAGATCACCCATGACGTCAAGAGCTTCCACTTCGAGGCCGACAGCCATCGCACGTTCAGCTTCGACCCGGGGCAGTTCATCACGCTCCAGCTCGAGATCGACGGGGCGGCGTTCACTCGCTGCTACACCATCTCGTCACCGCCGACCCGCCCGCACCTGATCTCGATCACGGTCAAGCGCGTCCCCGGTGGCCCGGTCTCCAACTGGCTGCACGACCACATGGTCCCCGGCGCACGCATCACCGCCCAGGCTCCATTGGGCGGCTTCACGCTGGCGAACCCGTCGGCGCCGAAGTACCTGTTCCTGTCCGCCGGCAGCGGCATCACTCCGCTCATGTCGATGACGCGGACCATGTACGACCTCGGCTCGGATGCGGACGTCCTCTTCGTACACAGCGCCCGCACGCCCGCGGATATCATCTTCCGCCGCGAGCTGGAAGCCATGGCCGCTGTCATGCCGAACATCCGGGTCGTCAATGTGTGTGAGGACGACTACCCGTCGGAACGGTGGATGGGGCTGCGCGGCCGCCTTTCGGCGCCCATACTCCAGGCACTCGCACCCGATCTCGACGAACGCGAGACCTACACCTGCGGGCCCGCCGGCTACATGGCGTCGATCCGGGGCATCCTCGGGGAAGTCGGCTACGACATGCGCGGCTACCACGAGGAGAGCTTCTCCTTCGAGAACCTCCCAGCCTCCGACGTTCCCCCTCCTGTCGATGGCGCCGCCGAGGGCGACGGAGCCGCGACGCCACCCGGCGCACCCATCACCTACAGCGTCGAGTTCGTCCGCAGTGGCCGCACCGTCACCTGCGCCGCGGACGGAACCCTCCTCGACGCCGCCTACGCGGCCGGTCTCAGGCCTCCGGCCTCGTGCACCCAGGGAATGTGCGGGACCTGCAAGACAACCATGCTCTCCGGAGAGGTCGACATGCAGCACAACGGGGGGATCCGTCCCCGCGAAGTCGCCCAGAACAAGATCCTGATCTGCTGCTCCAAGCCCCTGAGTAACGTCTGTATCGACGCATGA